A genomic region of Nitrospirota bacterium contains the following coding sequences:
- a CDS encoding ABC transporter ATP-binding protein → MNNPLSPLLEVRDLTKKFTLNHHEIEVLRGINLKVMEGEFLSIMGASGVGKSTFLHLLGALDAPTSGEVIFEGKKIDPSNETALADFRNKKVGFVFQFHHLLPEFTALENAAMPAMIQGLSRREAFNMAREMLEDVGLGKRTEHKPGELSGGEQQRVAVARALLLHPALILADEPTGNLDSRTSMEIFHLLRRINQEKKVTFILVTHNEKIAVHGDRLLEMVDGMIKENKKGS, encoded by the coding sequence ATGAATAATCCCCTTTCTCCTCTTCTCGAAGTCAGAGACCTCACAAAGAAGTTTACGCTTAATCATCATGAGATTGAAGTCCTCCGGGGAATCAATTTAAAGGTGATGGAGGGTGAATTCCTTTCAATTATGGGAGCCTCCGGCGTCGGGAAAAGCACATTCCTCCATTTGTTGGGAGCCCTGGACGCGCCTACTTCCGGCGAAGTCATTTTTGAAGGTAAAAAGATTGACCCGTCAAACGAAACAGCGTTGGCTGATTTTAGAAATAAAAAAGTGGGGTTTGTTTTCCAATTTCATCATCTTTTGCCTGAATTCACCGCCCTGGAAAATGCCGCGATGCCGGCAATGATTCAAGGCCTCTCCAGAAGAGAGGCATTCAACATGGCAAGAGAAATGCTGGAAGATGTCGGCCTTGGAAAAAGAACGGAACATAAACCGGGAGAGCTTTCAGGGGGGGAACAGCAACGGGTCGCTGTCGCGAGAGCGCTTCTTTTGCATCCTGCGTTAATCCTGGCTGACGAACCGACGGGGAACCTCGATTCGCGGACCAGCATGGAGATCTTTCATTTACTTCGAAGAATCAATCAAGAAAAAAAAGTCACTTTTATTCTCGTCACTCATAATGAAAAGATAGCGGTTCATGGAGACCGATTGCTTGAAATGGTAGACGGGATGATAAAGGAGAATAAAAAAGGGAGCTGA
- a CDS encoding lipoprotein-releasing ABC transporter permease subunit has product MNLPYEFHISLRYLLTKKRQKTLSLNTFISIAGITLGTAALIATLAVMTGFKEDLREKILGTNSHIVITDRLKDGIADYHHLLGQVKNTPHVIAATPFIYNQVLLSSDSNVHGVVLRGINTETEGLITDIKKNLFEGKLTDLDTDHPGENKVLIPSIIIGKELAMRLGIFTGDKINVISPVGETGPFGLIPRMKRFQVVGIFDSGFYEYDSSLAYISMKNAQEFFKMGDTVSGIEVRVDDYFRAGIIAREIENRIGFPYQARDWMRLNKNLFTALQLEKAVMFIILVLIILVASFNIIGILTMMVVEKKSEIAILKAMGATRKSIMAIFMLEGITIGVVGTLIGIPLGYGICELIPVIYTLPSDVYYISHIPVKVKGMDVLLVSLSAILISFGATLYPSLQAGKLKPVEALRYE; this is encoded by the coding sequence ATGAACCTTCCTTATGAATTTCATATCAGCCTCCGTTACCTTCTCACCAAAAAACGGCAAAAGACCCTTTCTCTCAACACTTTTATTTCAATTGCGGGAATTACGCTGGGAACCGCCGCCTTAATTGCCACCCTGGCGGTCATGACCGGATTTAAGGAAGACCTCCGGGAGAAAATTCTGGGAACCAATTCTCATATCGTCATAACAGACCGGTTAAAAGACGGAATTGCGGATTATCACCATTTGTTAGGTCAGGTAAAAAATACCCCCCATGTCATCGCGGCCACGCCGTTTATTTACAATCAGGTTTTGCTCAGTTCTGATTCCAATGTTCACGGGGTTGTTCTCCGCGGCATCAACACCGAAACGGAAGGTTTGATTACCGATATCAAAAAAAACCTCTTCGAAGGAAAGTTAACCGACCTGGATACTGACCATCCCGGGGAAAACAAGGTTCTTATCCCCTCAATAATTATCGGCAAAGAGCTCGCGATGCGTTTAGGAATTTTTACGGGGGATAAGATCAATGTCATTTCCCCCGTCGGCGAAACAGGTCCGTTTGGATTGATTCCCCGAATGAAACGGTTTCAGGTCGTCGGAATTTTTGATTCAGGTTTTTATGAATATGATTCCTCCCTGGCTTATATCTCGATGAAGAATGCCCAGGAGTTCTTTAAAATGGGAGACACCGTTTCCGGTATCGAAGTCAGAGTTGATGATTATTTCCGGGCAGGGATCATTGCCAGGGAAATCGAAAATAGAATCGGGTTCCCCTATCAAGCCAGAGACTGGATGCGGTTGAATAAGAACCTGTTTACGGCATTACAGCTCGAAAAAGCGGTGATGTTCATCATTTTAGTGCTGATTATTCTGGTAGCTTCTTTTAACATTATCGGAATTTTGACCATGATGGTGGTTGAAAAAAAGTCTGAAATTGCTATCCTCAAAGCCATGGGCGCCACCCGAAAAAGCATCATGGCTATTTTTATGCTGGAAGGGATTACCATCGGCGTGGTCGGCACCCTCATCGGAATTCCTCTGGGTTACGGAATTTGTGAATTGATTCCTGTTATTTATACGCTTCCAAGCGACGTCTATTATATCAGCCACATTCCGGTTAAAGTGAAAGGAATGGATGTGCTGCTGGTGTCGCTTTCCGCCATTCTCATTAGTTTTGGAGCCACCCTGTACCCTTCTCTCCAGGCTGGAAAACTCAAACCGGTTGAAGCCCTGCGGTATGAATAA